A region of Moorena producens PAL-8-15-08-1 DNA encodes the following proteins:
- a CDS encoding SDR family NAD(P)-dependent oxidoreductase, with the protein MKTVVITGISGTLGSALGQEYINRGWQVVGVTRQENLEGNFFNTLCVSQQQTLEDAQKLLEYDPDVIILNAGQIETEVGDGGVPLVEIVESMNRVNYSWPALVALEAAKLKRERPLDVVAIGSIADGSPSCFGPVYHSGKIALHYYWSGVGPIVYHASNHQIRMRLYRPGVISGPLAWAPVNRLNEKGYKIRANRVNSAPPAEKVANTIASWIEKNKEWVGTYDEPFSFKIFKYLFALFPNLFYKLQLFGWPRGSKFV; encoded by the coding sequence ATGAAAACTGTTGTAATCACAGGAATTTCCGGCACCCTCGGCAGTGCGTTAGGTCAAGAGTACATCAATCGTGGTTGGCAAGTAGTTGGTGTCACCCGTCAAGAAAACCTGGAAGGTAACTTTTTCAATACATTGTGTGTGTCTCAACAACAAACCCTTGAAGATGCCCAAAAGTTGCTTGAGTATGACCCCGATGTGATTATCCTGAATGCAGGACAAATCGAAACTGAGGTAGGGGATGGAGGAGTGCCACTGGTTGAGATAGTAGAATCAATGAACCGTGTTAACTACAGTTGGCCAGCATTGGTAGCCCTGGAAGCAGCCAAGCTAAAGCGTGAGCGACCCCTGGATGTGGTTGCTATTGGTTCAATTGCAGATGGTAGCCCTTCTTGTTTTGGTCCAGTCTATCATTCTGGTAAAATTGCTCTGCACTATTACTGGTCAGGTGTTGGACCAATCGTTTACCACGCCAGCAATCATCAAATTCGCATGAGGCTTTACCGTCCTGGTGTGATCAGCGGTCCTTTGGCTTGGGCACCAGTGAACCGTCTCAATGAAAAAGGTTATAAAATCCGAGCCAACCGAGTCAATTCTGCTCCTCCTGCTGAAAAAGTGGCTAATACAATCGCCAGCTGGATTGAGAAAAACAAAGAATGGGTGGGAACTTATGATGAGCCTTTTAGCTTTAAAATATTCAAATACCTGTTTGCTTTGTTCCCCAATTTATTTTACAAACTACAGTTGTTTGGATGGCCTCGGGGCAGCAAATTCGTGTAA
- a CDS encoding fatty acyl-AMP ligase, with the protein MSETILQPATLVDILRYRAVNQPDAIAYTFLVDGETEQVTLTYQQLEQQAQAIAFHLQSIYSPGETALLLYPPGLDYICAFFGCLYAGVVAVPAYPPRPNRSLVRVQGIVKDSLAKVALTTQAILSNLERRFTQAPELKTLQWVATETINGNLAQSWQQPAIDASTMAFLQYTSGSTAQPKGVMISHSNLVHNSAAIYQYFEHTDHSSVVSWLPMYHDMGLIGGILQPLYGGFPATLMSPLMFLQSPIRWLKAISHYRATSSGGPNFAYDLCDRKIKPEQLTNLDLSSWDIAFNGAEPINSAILERFATKFESCGFRREAFYPCYGMAEATLMVSGGLKSAPIVLKTVEGAALEQNKVVPATVEQEGTLTLVGCGQSLPDQQIVIIHPETLTPCDPGQVGEIWVSGPSIAQGYWNQPAATEGNFRVTLASMGEESFMRTGDLGFMVDGELFITGRLKDLIIINGRNHYPQDIEWTVEKTHSLLRPTCSAGFSVNIAGEEQLVVIAEVERSYWKSTRLATSDPGNGAKDHALDTKELIRLIRRAVLQHHDLQVHTALLLKPGTIPKTSSGKIQRHACRQSFLAGTLAVINDRD; encoded by the coding sequence GTGTCAGAAACTATTCTCCAACCAGCCACGTTAGTTGATATCCTGCGCTACAGAGCAGTTAACCAGCCAGATGCGATCGCATATACCTTTTTGGTGGATGGAGAAACCGAACAGGTCACTCTGACTTACCAACAGTTGGAGCAACAAGCCCAAGCGATCGCGTTCCACCTGCAATCAATATATTCCCCAGGAGAAACTGCCCTACTCCTTTATCCTCCTGGTCTAGACTATATTTGTGCATTTTTCGGGTGTCTGTACGCTGGGGTTGTAGCTGTCCCCGCTTATCCTCCTAGACCCAATCGCTCCCTTGTCCGTGTTCAGGGAATTGTCAAGGATTCCCTGGCAAAGGTAGCCCTAACTACCCAAGCAATCCTGTCTAATTTAGAGCGCAGGTTTACTCAGGCACCAGAACTGAAAACACTGCAGTGGGTAGCCACAGAAACCATCAACGGCAACTTAGCTCAATCATGGCAGCAACCAGCTATAGATGCTAGCACCATGGCTTTTCTCCAATACACCTCTGGTTCAACCGCTCAGCCGAAGGGAGTGATGATTAGCCACAGCAACCTAGTCCATAATTCAGCTGCTATCTATCAGTATTTTGAGCACACCGACCACAGCAGTGTGGTGAGTTGGTTACCGATGTACCATGACATGGGTCTGATTGGTGGCATACTCCAACCTCTATACGGCGGTTTTCCAGCTACGCTCATGTCCCCGTTGATGTTTTTGCAAAGTCCAATCCGCTGGTTAAAAGCAATTTCCCACTATCGAGCCACCAGCAGTGGCGGACCAAACTTTGCTTACGACTTATGCGATCGCAAAATTAAGCCGGAACAACTAACAAACTTGGATTTGAGTAGTTGGGATATTGCCTTTAACGGAGCTGAGCCAATTAACTCCGCCATCTTGGAGCGGTTTGCCACAAAATTTGAGTCCTGTGGCTTCCGCCGAGAAGCATTCTACCCTTGCTATGGCATGGCTGAAGCCACCTTAATGGTTTCTGGTGGTCTCAAAAGCGCTCCAATTGTCTTAAAAACAGTTGAAGGGGCAGCATTAGAGCAAAATAAAGTTGTGCCAGCTACTGTTGAGCAAGAAGGTACCCTTACCCTAGTAGGCTGTGGTCAAAGTCTGCCAGACCAGCAGATTGTAATTATCCATCCTGAAACCTTAACCCCATGTGACCCAGGACAAGTCGGAGAAATCTGGGTATCAGGACCAAGCATTGCCCAAGGTTACTGGAATCAACCGGCAGCAACAGAAGGCAACTTTCGCGTAACTCTAGCATCGATGGGGGAGGAGTCATTTATGCGTACCGGTGACTTGGGATTCATGGTCGATGGTGAATTATTTATTACTGGTCGTCTGAAGGATCTGATCATTATCAATGGTCGTAACCACTATCCCCAAGATATTGAATGGACCGTAGAAAAGACCCACTCCTTGCTCAGACCGACGTGTTCGGCAGGATTTTCAGTTAATATTGCCGGTGAGGAACAGTTAGTGGTGATTGCTGAGGTAGAACGTAGCTATTGGAAATCTACTCGGCTAGCTACTTCTGACCCTGGCAATGGGGCGAAAGACCATGCCCTTGATACCAAAGAGTTAATCCGGTTAATCCGACGAGCAGTATTACAACATCACGATTTGCAGGTTCATACTGCTCTGTTACTCAAACCAGGTACTATTCCCAAGACATCTAGTGGTAAGATTCAGCGTCATGCCTGTCGCCAGAGTTTTCTAGCGGGAACTCTGGCTGTTATCAATGATAGGGATTAG
- a CDS encoding glycosyltransferase codes for MSENSWSEKAPSQELNQLGSMLSNLSEEEFETSLFFQGLEGRRRKAALVLTIVWCMTIALHLVSWGIWVSLSLTTIVGIHSLRLLLAQPLKTPQPCLDEEKDDFPFVSLLVAAKNEESVISNLVQSLCQLDYPKNQYELWVIDDYSTDQTPEILDKLAATYDQLKVLHRSANAGGGKSGALNQVLGLTKGEIVAVFDADAKVPKDMLQRVLPLFNNPRVGAVQVRKAIANAALNFWTRGQMAEMALDSYFQQQRIAVGGIAELRGNGQFVRRSALQRCGAWNEETITDDLDLTIRLHLDQWDIGFLNYPPVEEEGVTSAIALWHQRNRWAEGGYQRYLDYWRLIVSNRLGLRKTIDLFTYLIIQYFLPTAAVPDCLMAIARNRLPIFSPITGLTVTVSVIGMLVGLRRTNQNRRLRVSNLLVPLLQTLRGNLYLLHWMLVMAATTARMSVRPKRLKWVKTVHRGGSEE; via the coding sequence ATGTCGGAGAATTCCTGGTCAGAAAAAGCGCCAAGCCAAGAGCTGAACCAACTTGGCTCTATGCTGTCTAACTTGTCAGAGGAAGAGTTTGAAACTAGCTTATTTTTCCAGGGACTAGAAGGACGCCGACGCAAAGCAGCTTTAGTTTTAACCATAGTGTGGTGCATGACAATAGCACTGCATTTGGTGTCTTGGGGGATCTGGGTGAGCTTGAGCTTAACAACGATCGTAGGAATTCATTCCCTACGATTATTGCTGGCTCAACCGTTAAAAACCCCTCAACCCTGTTTAGATGAGGAGAAAGACGATTTTCCCTTTGTGTCTCTGCTAGTAGCAGCAAAAAATGAAGAAAGTGTCATCAGTAATTTAGTTCAGTCTCTGTGTCAATTAGACTACCCCAAAAATCAGTATGAACTGTGGGTAATTGACGATTACAGTACTGACCAAACACCAGAAATCTTAGATAAGTTAGCAGCAACATACGACCAGTTGAAGGTACTGCACCGGAGTGCTAATGCCGGGGGAGGGAAATCAGGAGCACTAAATCAGGTACTGGGTTTAACGAAAGGCGAGATTGTAGCAGTATTTGATGCAGATGCTAAAGTTCCCAAAGATATGCTGCAGCGGGTGTTGCCCTTATTTAATAACCCGCGAGTGGGAGCAGTGCAGGTCAGAAAAGCGATCGCAAATGCAGCACTGAATTTCTGGACACGAGGGCAAATGGCAGAAATGGCTCTAGACAGCTATTTCCAACAGCAACGTATAGCAGTGGGTGGGATTGCTGAATTGCGGGGCAATGGTCAGTTTGTCCGACGTTCCGCACTACAGCGTTGCGGTGCCTGGAATGAAGAAACTATCACCGACGACTTAGATTTAACCATTCGCCTACACCTCGATCAGTGGGATATTGGCTTTCTCAATTACCCGCCAGTAGAAGAAGAAGGAGTCACCAGTGCGATCGCACTCTGGCATCAACGGAACCGTTGGGCAGAAGGAGGGTACCAGCGCTATCTAGATTACTGGCGTTTAATTGTAAGTAACCGCCTAGGTTTGCGGAAAACTATAGATTTATTTACCTACTTGATCATCCAGTACTTTTTGCCCACTGCTGCTGTACCAGACTGTTTGATGGCTATTGCCCGTAACCGTCTACCTATTTTTAGCCCCATTACTGGTCTAACTGTCACCGTATCAGTGATTGGGATGTTGGTCGGGCTGCGCCGCACCAATCAAAATCGACGATTACGTGTTTCTAACCTGTTGGTTCCTCTGTTGCAGACCTTGAGGGGAAACCTTTATCTATTGCACTGGATGCTAGTGATGGCCGCTACTACCGCTCGGATGTCTGTGCGTCCTAAACGGTTGAAATGGGTGAAAACAGTCCATAGAGGTGGTAGCGAAGAATGA
- a CDS encoding tyrosinase family protein has translation MSVSTLTGEAVALVSEEATAGTSTITRDPHIRYSATSPQGKENLKSFQQALNVMRDMDCTDPRSWYYQGAIHWVPTKPENISGITQENPLCPYYSEFSDSDPATSKLLESWNNCTHDKNQAGVDPKIHFLPWHRLYLHHFEKIVRDLSEDPNFSLPYWDYISYSDTEVPDQERLEMPLEFYEPNIEYDPDPAGNSLYESGRACDLNMGEPISDNFAVADLVNAVEDLNREQIFEEFSNAIEQAPHNRMHKYIGGGEMEPDEADDCNIFNRIYNRDLKDDQTPQLGLMRSIPSAGFDPIFWLHHANIDRLWSQWTNKKDIYVAPEELQKVSWPYQFFEPDGEVIGYTMDEVVEAVYSMDYDYDDGYRLTWNIPATYNLDLQGIANQRPKKPLKKLLGFKLAQKALGGSAQEFTLRLRLGSSLRDKLKEILLPNEPNEKSSLQLKDIIKSASQERLSKLNFILEVNVIYTGEPEGTYSVYLNLPKDEKTKKTAIADIDTYFLGNISFFVLSSDRQTSKTFQFEISDELLRQIEMLDEDEFDPDSISISIRKKGRPVNDDIIVDSIAIYSRD, from the coding sequence TTGTCCGTAAGCACATTGACTGGGGAAGCAGTTGCTCTTGTGAGCGAAGAAGCAACTGCTGGTACGAGCACAATAACAAGAGATCCCCATATTCGCTATAGCGCAACTAGCCCTCAAGGAAAAGAGAACCTCAAATCTTTCCAGCAAGCTCTCAATGTCATGAGAGATATGGACTGTACAGACCCACGCAGCTGGTATTACCAGGGTGCCATTCACTGGGTTCCTACCAAACCTGAAAATATCTCAGGAATTACACAAGAGAATCCGCTGTGTCCCTATTATTCTGAGTTTTCGGACAGCGATCCTGCCACTAGTAAATTGCTGGAATCCTGGAATAACTGTACCCATGATAAAAATCAAGCTGGTGTGGATCCCAAAATTCATTTTTTGCCCTGGCACCGGCTTTATTTGCATCATTTTGAAAAAATTGTTCGAGACTTGTCCGAAGATCCCAATTTCTCTCTTCCCTATTGGGACTATATCAGTTATTCCGATACGGAAGTACCAGATCAAGAACGGCTCGAAATGCCCCTAGAGTTTTACGAACCAAACATAGAGTACGACCCAGACCCTGCAGGCAACTCCCTCTATGAGTCAGGACGAGCATGTGACTTGAATATGGGCGAACCCATTTCAGATAACTTTGCAGTCGCCGATTTAGTTAATGCTGTGGAAGACTTGAATAGAGAGCAAATATTTGAAGAATTTAGCAATGCAATAGAACAAGCCCCCCACAACAGAATGCATAAGTATATTGGCGGTGGCGAAATGGAACCAGATGAAGCGGATGATTGTAATATCTTTAATCGAATCTATAACCGCGATTTAAAGGATGACCAAACGCCCCAGCTTGGCTTAATGAGAAGCATTCCTAGTGCTGGCTTTGACCCCATCTTTTGGTTGCATCACGCCAACATCGACCGCCTGTGGTCGCAATGGACCAATAAGAAAGATATATATGTTGCCCCAGAGGAACTGCAGAAAGTTTCTTGGCCTTATCAATTTTTTGAACCCGACGGTGAGGTGATTGGATACACCATGGACGAAGTCGTTGAAGCGGTCTACAGCATGGACTATGACTACGATGACGGTTATCGATTGACTTGGAATATCCCTGCTACATATAATTTAGATTTACAAGGGATTGCCAATCAACGCCCTAAAAAACCCCTTAAAAAACTCCTGGGTTTCAAATTGGCTCAGAAAGCTTTAGGAGGGAGCGCTCAAGAGTTTACCCTGAGGTTGCGGCTTGGATCTTCACTCCGCGATAAACTGAAAGAAATTCTGTTGCCTAATGAGCCTAATGAAAAGTCGTCACTTCAACTGAAAGACATTATTAAGTCCGCTAGTCAAGAGCGGTTATCTAAACTCAACTTTATTTTGGAGGTAAATGTAATCTATACCGGAGAACCCGAAGGCACATACAGCGTCTATCTCAATTTGCCCAAGGACGAAAAAACCAAGAAAACTGCTATTGCAGATATTGACACATACTTTTTGGGCAATATCTCTTTCTTCGTATTATCTAGTGATCGTCAGACCTCAAAAACATTTCAATTTGAGATTAGCGATGAGTTACTAAGGCAAATTGAAATGCTTGATGAGGATGAGTTCGACCCCGATTCAATTTCTATCTCGATTCGCAAGAAGGGCAGACCTGTGAATGACGATATAATTGTTGACAGCATAGCTATTTACTCTCGTGATTAA
- the hpsO gene encoding hormogonium polysaccharide biosynthesis glycosyltransferase HpsO, whose amino-acid sequence MKILVASHSYIVDLNCEKLRTLAQLEPNIEVTVVVPRRWRPGGVQNRIIETQPREEGSFRVVPVSNFSENHQGLLTFGLDIIPLLKQFRPDIIQVEQGAKALGYAQFITLNKLLGLKAKNLFLTFWNLPYQVKFPVSVLEGYNLRHTDGLICGNQDGVEILRQHGYNGPAKVMPQLGVDESLFRPQAQPELKQKLGIQPNEFVVGFVGRFVEEKGLLTLGKALAGLSGMQWKLLLLGRGPLKPILMEKAAEWGIKDQLIWIESVPHDEVPRYINVMNTLVLPSETNYNFKTLTSVGWKEQFGHVLIEAMASKVPVIGSDSGEIPYVIGDAGLVFPEKDESELRHCLQQLIKQPELAEKLGDLGYERAMEQYTNKALAKQLLDFYQELMQN is encoded by the coding sequence ATGAAAATCTTAGTTGCTAGCCACTCCTATATTGTTGACCTTAACTGCGAGAAGTTACGAACACTCGCTCAGTTAGAACCTAATATTGAGGTAACTGTGGTGGTTCCCCGGCGCTGGCGTCCTGGTGGTGTCCAAAATCGCATCATTGAAACCCAACCCCGTGAGGAAGGTTCATTTCGGGTGGTACCAGTGTCTAACTTTAGTGAAAATCATCAGGGGCTGCTGACCTTTGGCCTAGATATTATCCCTTTATTGAAACAGTTTCGCCCCGACATTATTCAAGTGGAACAGGGAGCTAAGGCATTAGGTTATGCTCAATTTATTACCCTAAATAAGCTATTAGGATTGAAGGCAAAAAACCTATTTTTAACTTTTTGGAATCTGCCCTACCAAGTGAAATTTCCGGTCTCTGTGTTGGAAGGGTATAACCTGCGCCATACCGATGGACTGATTTGTGGGAATCAGGATGGGGTAGAAATCCTGCGACAACATGGTTATAACGGACCAGCTAAAGTAATGCCCCAATTGGGGGTAGATGAAAGCTTGTTTCGTCCCCAAGCTCAGCCAGAATTAAAACAGAAGTTGGGAATTCAACCCAATGAGTTTGTGGTGGGATTTGTGGGACGGTTTGTAGAGGAGAAGGGATTACTGACTTTAGGTAAAGCCCTAGCTGGGTTATCTGGGATGCAGTGGAAGTTGCTGCTACTAGGGCGTGGTCCCCTCAAGCCGATATTGATGGAAAAGGCGGCAGAATGGGGAATTAAAGACCAACTGATTTGGATTGAGAGTGTTCCCCATGATGAGGTACCTCGTTATATTAATGTGATGAATACTCTGGTGCTACCATCAGAGACTAATTATAACTTTAAAACCTTAACTAGTGTAGGTTGGAAGGAACAGTTTGGTCATGTGCTGATTGAGGCTATGGCATCTAAAGTACCAGTAATTGGTTCCGATTCTGGAGAAATTCCCTATGTGATTGGGGATGCTGGGTTGGTGTTTCCTGAAAAAGATGAGTCGGAGTTACGACATTGTTTACAGCAGCTAATCAAGCAACCAGAGTTGGCTGAGAAATTAGGAGATTTGGGTTATGAACGGGCAATGGAACAGTATACGAATAAGGCGTTAGCTAAACAGCTGTTGGATTTTTATCAGGAATTAATGCAGAATTAA
- the hpsN gene encoding hormogonium polysaccharide biosynthesis glycosyltransferase HpsN — protein sequence MISVIIPTYGREDPLRDTLEDVLKQDYPAFEVLVVDQTRNHKPEIQSYLEQLANAGKIRWFRVDWASLPGARNYGVRRASGDIIVFIDDDIKMPPGYLTAHARNYEQSPEIGAVAGRVFDRMKLAEKGAAADSPTPSYTIEDLPKEAMDPGIAWYYIDLVHTVKPQRVISARGCNMSFRREIFTKYGLHFDEQFRGSAVREESDFCLRFRRTGYQIWYDPDAYLVHLGEETGGCHDISTRSLEYQLTFYHNHFLMGMKNLTLSEQLRLFGRLFDCHVLGNPPCNKSGSPIKIISRAGFYMLGFFKALGTRIKSIWDDGQIYSRLDRYKLEG from the coding sequence ATGATTTCTGTAATTATCCCTACTTACGGACGGGAAGACCCTTTGCGGGATACCCTAGAAGATGTCCTGAAGCAAGACTACCCTGCTTTTGAAGTACTGGTTGTCGATCAAACTCGAAACCACAAACCAGAGATTCAATCCTATTTAGAGCAGCTGGCTAATGCTGGTAAGATTCGCTGGTTCCGGGTTGATTGGGCGAGTTTACCTGGGGCAAGAAATTATGGGGTAAGGCGGGCATCCGGGGACATTATTGTGTTTATCGATGATGATATCAAGATGCCACCGGGGTATTTAACTGCTCATGCTCGTAACTATGAACAATCCCCAGAGATTGGGGCAGTGGCAGGACGAGTATTTGACCGGATGAAGCTAGCGGAGAAAGGAGCAGCAGCAGATTCCCCCACTCCCTCTTACACCATTGAAGACTTGCCTAAGGAGGCCATGGACCCTGGCATTGCATGGTATTACATAGACTTAGTCCATACGGTGAAGCCCCAACGGGTTATCTCAGCCCGAGGCTGCAATATGTCTTTCCGCCGGGAAATTTTTACGAAGTATGGGCTGCACTTTGATGAACAGTTCCGGGGGAGTGCGGTTCGTGAGGAGTCAGATTTTTGTTTGCGATTTAGGCGCACTGGTTATCAAATTTGGTATGACCCAGATGCTTATTTAGTCCATTTAGGAGAAGAAACTGGGGGGTGTCATGATATTAGTACGCGATCGCTTGAGTATCAGTTGACCTTTTATCACAACCATTTCCTGATGGGGATGAAAAATCTTACCCTTAGTGAACAGCTACGGCTGTTTGGTCGTCTATTTGATTGCCACGTCTTAGGGAATCCTCCTTGTAATAAAAGTGGTTCCCCGATTAAAATTATTAGCCGCGCTGGTTTCTACATGTTGGGATTTTTCAAAGCACTTGGTACACGCATCAAATCTATCTGGGATGATGGTCAAATTTATAGTCGGCTAGACCGTTATAAGCTTGAAGGTTAG
- a CDS encoding multicopper oxidase family protein encodes MFNKLLRNHRVSHSYEVDKIFDLLTITCFLLHKPQEFVVHHYQKCYIRFLIPIIKTVGIQIFGEGGDRFWVTCRNIIVGFFISAQITMLAAQPAQAEPAERSFQNPPLLQFRETIAPLTLKEATTTGSLKEFDFNIQYTESQLFNPATMAYDQVRLRSYVGTDTNPNRPYVAPTIEARPGDTIRVNLNNQLGDDPSCPDSIEDVNEPHCFNDTNLHTHGFWVSPKGNSDNVLVKIKPGDEIFPYEYELPEDHPAGTFWYHPHVHGSTALQVSSGMAGALIVRGDRLPTETANGDIDTLLKGPYGRKMPEKILVFQQIPYYCPKSEGSEDIWNCDSDETGVIETYDYEVGTGNPEDDISIFGPGTWVESGRYTSINGQILPFFLARAGKIQRWRMIHAGVRDTISLEFRKLQYDEFSIKEFAATGADGYIGQNCTGDPIPYHVIADDGLTRKQAWETTLTTLQPGYRNDALVLFPQKGLYCVIDTAAEAPTNVSREATSRQLLGIVAVSGGNSIAPDQIHQYLIDRLVARAAVNIPEGSIREEVIDDLNNDLMLTKFIDHPDIDYSEVTGYQELAFNIDTSATPTEFQVSNGIGINEPYDPQPYDPDRMDRTLTLGTVDEWTLESRFVGHPFHIHVNPFQIIAIYDPNGNDVSLPDATDGGDPEYPGLKGVWKDTLWIKGPSPGSTYPEGVYRIVVRTRYQRYPGIFVLHCHILDHEDQGMMQNICINDPSTAESDDCQL; translated from the coding sequence ATGTTCAATAAGTTATTGAGAAATCATAGGGTTTCTCATAGCTATGAGGTAGACAAGATTTTTGACCTCTTAACTATTACTTGCTTCCTGCTGCATAAACCCCAGGAATTTGTAGTTCATCACTATCAGAAGTGCTATATTAGATTCCTAATACCAATCATAAAAACTGTTGGTATCCAGATTTTTGGCGAGGGTGGCGATCGCTTCTGGGTAACTTGTCGTAACATTATTGTTGGGTTTTTTATATCAGCACAGATCACAATGCTCGCGGCACAGCCCGCCCAAGCTGAACCAGCAGAACGCAGTTTCCAAAATCCACCCTTACTTCAATTCCGGGAAACCATAGCACCGCTGACCCTCAAAGAAGCAACGACCACAGGTAGCTTAAAAGAGTTTGATTTCAACATTCAATATACTGAAAGCCAACTCTTTAACCCAGCAACCATGGCATACGACCAAGTACGGTTGCGAAGCTACGTCGGCACTGATACTAATCCAAATCGACCCTATGTGGCACCAACTATTGAAGCCAGACCTGGTGATACAATCCGCGTCAACCTGAACAATCAGTTAGGAGATGATCCCAGTTGCCCCGATTCAATTGAGGATGTTAATGAACCCCATTGTTTCAATGACACAAATTTACACACCCACGGTTTCTGGGTCAGTCCAAAGGGCAATAGCGACAATGTTTTAGTGAAAATTAAACCCGGTGACGAAATATTTCCATACGAGTACGAACTGCCTGAGGATCATCCAGCAGGTACGTTTTGGTACCATCCCCATGTGCATGGCTCAACAGCACTGCAAGTCTCAAGTGGCATGGCGGGTGCTCTAATCGTGCGCGGTGATCGCTTGCCTACCGAAACGGCTAATGGTGACATTGATACTCTGCTCAAAGGCCCCTACGGAAGGAAGATGCCAGAAAAAATTTTAGTATTCCAGCAAATTCCCTATTACTGTCCTAAGTCTGAAGGATCCGAAGACATCTGGAATTGTGATTCTGATGAGACAGGTGTTATTGAGACTTACGACTACGAGGTGGGCACGGGAAATCCGGAAGATGATATTAGCATTTTCGGTCCTGGAACTTGGGTTGAATCGGGGCGTTATACCAGCATCAATGGTCAGATTTTGCCTTTTTTTCTTGCCCGGGCTGGCAAGATCCAACGTTGGCGGATGATCCATGCTGGGGTACGGGACACCATCAGCCTGGAATTTCGCAAATTGCAATATGATGAATTTAGCATTAAAGAGTTCGCAGCGACTGGAGCTGATGGTTACATTGGTCAAAATTGCACAGGGGATCCGATTCCTTACCATGTGATTGCTGATGATGGTTTAACTCGAAAGCAAGCCTGGGAAACCACCTTAACCACTCTACAACCGGGCTACCGTAACGATGCACTTGTGCTTTTCCCACAGAAAGGACTATATTGTGTGATCGATACCGCTGCTGAGGCACCAACCAACGTCAGCCGAGAAGCAACAAGTCGGCAATTGCTTGGGATAGTCGCAGTTAGCGGGGGAAACAGTATAGCGCCTGATCAGATCCATCAATACTTAATTGATCGGCTTGTTGCCCGTGCTGCTGTTAACATCCCAGAAGGGTCGATTCGAGAAGAGGTTATTGATGATCTAAACAATGATCTAATGCTGACTAAATTCATCGATCATCCCGACATTGATTATTCTGAGGTTACTGGTTATCAGGAACTCGCTTTTAACATTGACACAAGCGCTACTCCTACTGAGTTCCAGGTGAGTAATGGAATTGGTATTAACGAGCCTTACGACCCGCAACCTTACGATCCCGACCGCATGGATCGAACCCTAACGTTGGGTACTGTCGATGAATGGACTTTAGAGTCACGCTTTGTCGGGCATCCTTTCCATATCCATGTCAATCCTTTCCAAATCATTGCAATCTATGACCCCAATGGCAACGATGTCAGCTTGCCTGATGCGACTGATGGAGGTGACCCGGAGTATCCAGGACTCAAGGGTGTATGGAAAGACACTCTTTGGATCAAAGGCCCAAGTCCGGGATCAACTTATCCCGAGGGGGTTTACAGAATTGTGGTGCGCACCCGATATCAAAGGTATCCTGGCATATTTGTGCTACACTGCCATATTCTTGACCATGAGGATCAAGGTATGATGCAGAACATTTGTATCAACGATCCATCGACTGCAGAATCTGATGATTGCCAATTATAA